The following are encoded in a window of Arthrobacter sp. OAP107 genomic DNA:
- the truB gene encoding tRNA pseudouridine(55) synthase TruB has product MLSGLVIVDKPQGWTSHDVVGRMRRIAGTRKVGHAGTLDPMATGVLVLGINKATRLLTYIVGTSKTYTATIRLGESTITDDAEGEVVSRTSAASLTEDAIRSGVESLTGDIQQVPSSVSAIKVNGERSYARVRSGEEVKLAARPVTIHRFDIHGIRRGQAAGHDTEVVDVDVTVECSSGTYIRALARDLGSSLGVGGHLTALRRTNVGPYSLDQARTLEELAEDLEILEMSQAARALMPNRDLTADETTEISFGRRIAAGTAAGTPGAATAEKPAAAFAPDGSLVALLADSGSFAKPVLVFAPGTGPGTPNSSGTSNGSGTSNGSGADAGVANGSHADGVGQA; this is encoded by the coding sequence GTGCTTTCTGGACTGGTAATAGTGGACAAGCCGCAGGGATGGACCAGCCACGATGTGGTTGGACGGATGCGGCGGATCGCCGGTACCCGGAAAGTGGGCCACGCGGGAACGCTGGATCCCATGGCCACCGGCGTGCTGGTGCTCGGCATCAACAAGGCCACGCGGCTCCTGACCTACATCGTGGGCACGTCCAAGACCTACACGGCAACCATCCGGCTGGGGGAGTCCACCATCACCGACGACGCCGAAGGCGAAGTGGTCAGCCGGACGAGCGCCGCATCCCTGACCGAAGACGCCATCCGCTCCGGTGTGGAGTCCCTTACCGGCGACATCCAGCAGGTGCCCAGCAGCGTCAGCGCCATCAAGGTCAACGGCGAACGCTCCTACGCCCGCGTCCGCTCCGGGGAAGAGGTCAAGCTGGCCGCCAGGCCGGTCACCATTCACCGCTTCGACATTCACGGCATCCGCCGTGGCCAGGCCGCCGGACACGACACGGAGGTGGTGGACGTCGACGTGACGGTGGAATGCTCCTCGGGCACCTACATCCGCGCCCTCGCCCGGGACCTCGGCAGCTCCCTCGGTGTCGGCGGTCATCTGACCGCACTCCGGCGGACCAACGTGGGACCGTACTCGCTGGACCAGGCGCGCACCCTCGAAGAGCTTGCCGAAGACCTCGAAATCCTCGAAATGTCGCAGGCGGCCAGGGCACTCATGCCCAACCGGGACCTGACTGCCGACGAAACCACTGAGATTTCCTTCGGCCGGCGCATTGCCGCCGGAACCGCGGCGGGCACACCGGGTGCCGCCACAGCGGAAAAACCCGCAGCCGCGTTCGCGCCTGACGGATCTCTCGTGGCGCTGCTCGCCGACAGCGGAAGCTTCGCCAAACCCGTGCTGGTCTTCGCCCCAGGAACGGGACCGGGCACCCCCAACAGTTCCGGCACCTCCAACGGGTCCGGCACCTCCAACGGGTCCGGCGCAGATGCCGGCGTTGCGAACGGTTCCCATGCCGACGGCGTCGGGCAGGCCTAG
- a CDS encoding bifunctional riboflavin kinase/FAD synthetase produces the protein MVHIWNDPTEVPEDFGPSVVTIGNFDGVHRGHQQVLSQLIRTARLNNAKSVAVTFDPHPALVHRPESAPELIMGLEDKLQALGELGLDAILVMKYSLELASLTPEEFVGSVLVDSLHASHVVIGHDTRFGKGNSGDLNTMQELGEKFGFEVLIISEFGSEGFPLHDDGGTDRRCSSTWVREALREGDVGTAGAVLGRAHRMRGEVVHGAARGRDLGFPTANLSSDASGLIPADGIYAGWLVDQAGTRWPAAISVGSNPTFDGVSRQVEAHVIDRPEERIEDFDLYGQTVVVEFVARLRGMVGYRGPEALVEQMRQDVLQTHDILLQR, from the coding sequence ATGGTCCACATCTGGAACGATCCGACCGAAGTCCCCGAAGACTTTGGTCCTTCCGTTGTCACTATCGGCAATTTCGACGGCGTCCACCGCGGCCACCAGCAGGTGCTGTCCCAGCTCATCAGGACCGCGCGGCTGAACAACGCCAAGTCGGTTGCCGTGACGTTCGATCCCCATCCGGCCCTGGTCCATCGGCCGGAAAGCGCCCCCGAACTGATCATGGGCCTGGAGGACAAACTCCAGGCGCTCGGCGAGCTCGGACTGGACGCCATCCTGGTCATGAAGTACTCCCTGGAGCTCGCCAGCCTCACCCCGGAAGAGTTCGTCGGCTCGGTCCTGGTGGACAGCCTCCACGCCAGCCACGTGGTGATCGGCCACGACACACGGTTCGGCAAGGGGAATTCCGGCGACCTGAACACCATGCAGGAGCTGGGGGAGAAGTTCGGCTTTGAGGTCCTCATCATCAGCGAGTTCGGCTCCGAGGGCTTTCCGCTCCATGACGACGGCGGAACGGACCGCCGCTGCTCCTCCACCTGGGTGCGCGAAGCGCTCCGGGAGGGAGACGTCGGGACCGCCGGCGCGGTCCTGGGCCGCGCTCACCGGATGCGGGGCGAGGTGGTCCACGGGGCTGCGCGCGGCCGCGACCTCGGTTTTCCCACCGCCAACCTCTCCAGTGATGCGAGCGGCCTGATTCCGGCGGACGGCATTTACGCGGGCTGGCTCGTGGACCAGGCCGGGACCCGCTGGCCGGCGGCCATCTCGGTTGGCTCCAACCCCACCTTCGACGGGGTGAGCCGCCAGGTGGAGGCGCACGTCATCGACAGGCCCGAAGAGCGTATCGAGGACTTCGATCTGTACGGCCAGACAGTGGTCGTGGAGTTCGTGGCCAGGCTCCGGGGCATGGTGGGGTACCGTGGGCCAGAAGCCCTCGTGGAGCAGATGCGCCAGGACGTCCTGCAGACGCACGACATCCTGCTCCAGCGCTAG
- a CDS encoding pitrilysin family protein encodes MTVVPLPLEQNHPGDTLIHGADGGSEVRRSVLPGGVRVLTEAMPGQRSATIGFWVGVGSRDEAPGQHGSTHFLEHLLFKGTKRRTALEIASAFDEVGGESNAATAKESTCYFARVLDTDLPMAIDVIADMITGAVLDPAEMEQERDVILEEIAMDSDDPTDVAHEHFVAAVLGTHPLGRPIGGTPDAIRAVARDSVWDHYRRYYRPDELVITAAGGLEHDVVCRLVVDALHSAGWSLEPGAAPVERRSTARAQITGTAGLHVVTRPVEQANIIMGCPTIVATDERRYVMSVLNAVLGGGMSSRLFQEIREKRGLVYSTYSFASSYADAGYFGMYAGCTPTKVRQVLELLGAELDSLAAGGISEDELRKAVGQLCGGIVLALEDTGSRMSRLGRAELVSGEYQDIDETLRLIKAVTAEQVQELASELAAAPRTVTVVGPFDESETFGL; translated from the coding sequence ATGACTGTCGTACCCCTGCCGCTGGAGCAAAACCACCCCGGCGACACCCTGATCCATGGAGCCGACGGCGGTTCGGAAGTCCGCCGCTCGGTCCTCCCCGGCGGGGTCCGCGTCCTGACTGAGGCCATGCCGGGGCAGCGTTCGGCCACCATCGGATTCTGGGTGGGCGTCGGGTCCCGCGACGAGGCCCCGGGCCAGCACGGCTCCACGCACTTCCTTGAGCATCTGCTGTTCAAGGGCACCAAGCGGCGCACGGCCCTCGAAATCGCTTCGGCCTTTGACGAGGTGGGCGGCGAATCCAATGCCGCCACGGCGAAAGAGAGCACCTGCTACTTCGCCCGCGTGCTGGATACGGACCTGCCGATGGCCATCGACGTCATCGCTGATATGATCACCGGCGCCGTGCTGGATCCCGCGGAGATGGAGCAGGAGCGGGACGTCATCCTCGAAGAGATCGCCATGGACAGCGACGACCCCACGGACGTCGCGCATGAACACTTCGTGGCGGCCGTACTCGGCACGCATCCGCTGGGGCGCCCCATTGGCGGCACGCCGGACGCTATCCGCGCCGTGGCGCGGGACTCCGTCTGGGACCACTACCGCCGCTACTATCGCCCGGATGAGCTTGTGATCACCGCCGCCGGCGGTTTGGAGCACGACGTCGTGTGCCGGCTTGTGGTGGATGCCCTCCACTCAGCCGGGTGGTCACTTGAGCCCGGGGCGGCTCCCGTGGAGCGCCGCTCCACCGCGCGCGCACAGATCACCGGCACCGCGGGGCTGCACGTGGTCACCCGCCCGGTGGAACAGGCCAACATCATCATGGGCTGTCCCACCATCGTGGCCACCGACGAACGCCGCTACGTCATGAGCGTGCTCAACGCCGTACTCGGCGGCGGAATGTCGTCGCGGCTGTTCCAGGAGATCCGCGAGAAGCGCGGGCTCGTGTACTCCACGTATTCGTTTGCGTCGTCCTACGCCGATGCCGGCTACTTCGGCATGTACGCCGGCTGCACGCCCACCAAAGTCCGCCAGGTCCTGGAACTCCTCGGCGCCGAACTCGACAGCCTTGCGGCCGGCGGCATTTCCGAGGACGAGCTCCGCAAGGCGGTGGGGCAGCTCTGCGGCGGGATCGTCCTGGCCCTGGAGGACACCGGCTCCCGCATGTCCCGGCTGGGCCGCGCCGAGCTGGTCTCCGGTGAGTACCAGGACATCGACGAGACCCTTCGGCTCATCAAGGCCGTGACCGCCGAACAGGTCCAAGAGCTCGCCAGCGAGCTTGCCGCGGCGCCGCGGACCGTGACAGTGGTCGGCCCCTTCGACGAATCGGAAACCTTCGGGCTCTGA
- the kynU gene encoding kynureninase, with translation MTTQAGDALVQKAARLDAEDPLARYRDLFVGADTELSYLDGNSLGRPLKRTAGDIAAFIQEGWGGRLIRGWDEEWLEMPQAIGDQLGRAVLGAAAGQTIIADSTTVVLYKLIRAALAAVGDPARTEIVVDTDNFPTDRYLVEGIAKEEGLTLRWIEADPASGVHLDQVREAVGPATAVVLLSHVAYRSGYLADLPAITAAVHDAGGLVIWDLCHSAGSVELQLDAWNVDFAAGCTYKYLNGGPGSPAFAYVNARHLPGLAQPIWGWMGRKDAFEMGPGYEPAAGIRGFLSGTPAIFGMIAMRGTLDLIEAAGMAAIREKSRQLTAYALELHDAWLAPAGVRLATPRDADRRGGHITVDHPAFREVTAALWERDVIPDFRAPQGIRIGLSPLSTGFAELHRGMAAIRDLLPDA, from the coding sequence GTGACCACGCAGGCAGGCGATGCCCTGGTGCAAAAAGCCGCACGCCTCGACGCCGAAGATCCGCTGGCCCGGTACCGGGACCTGTTCGTCGGCGCGGACACCGAGCTGTCCTACCTGGACGGCAACTCCCTGGGCCGGCCGCTCAAGCGGACCGCCGGAGACATTGCCGCCTTTATCCAGGAGGGCTGGGGCGGGCGCCTGATCAGGGGCTGGGACGAGGAATGGCTGGAGATGCCCCAGGCCATCGGCGACCAGCTGGGGCGTGCAGTGCTGGGCGCCGCCGCGGGGCAGACCATCATCGCCGACTCCACCACGGTGGTGCTGTACAAGCTGATCCGGGCCGCGCTGGCCGCCGTCGGGGATCCGGCGCGGACAGAGATCGTGGTGGACACGGACAACTTTCCCACCGACCGGTACCTCGTCGAAGGCATCGCCAAGGAGGAGGGCCTGACACTGCGCTGGATCGAGGCGGATCCCGCCTCCGGTGTCCACCTCGACCAGGTGAGGGAGGCTGTAGGGCCGGCCACCGCCGTCGTCCTCCTCAGCCATGTGGCCTACCGCTCGGGGTATCTTGCGGACCTGCCGGCCATTACGGCAGCGGTGCACGACGCCGGCGGGCTGGTGATCTGGGACCTGTGCCATTCCGCCGGGTCGGTGGAGCTGCAGCTGGATGCCTGGAACGTGGACTTCGCGGCGGGCTGCACGTACAAGTACCTGAACGGCGGCCCGGGCTCGCCCGCGTTCGCCTACGTCAATGCCCGGCACCTGCCCGGACTGGCGCAGCCTATCTGGGGATGGATGGGCCGGAAGGACGCCTTCGAGATGGGCCCGGGCTACGAACCGGCAGCCGGCATCCGTGGTTTCCTGAGCGGCACGCCGGCCATTTTCGGGATGATCGCCATGCGCGGCACGCTGGACCTGATTGAAGCGGCCGGCATGGCAGCCATCCGGGAAAAGTCGCGGCAGCTTACCGCTTACGCGCTGGAACTGCACGATGCCTGGCTCGCGCCGGCCGGGGTGAGGCTTGCTACACCACGCGATGCCGACCGCCGGGGAGGCCACATCACCGTTGACCATCCCGCCTTCCGTGAGGTGACCGCGGCGCTCTGGGAGAGGGATGTCATCCCGGACTTCCGCGCGCCGCAGGGCATCAGGATCGGACTTTCGCCGCTGAGCACCGGCTTTGCCGAACTCCACCGCGGCATGGCGGCCATCCGGGACCTGCTTCCGGACGCATGA
- a CDS encoding DUF1579 family protein, whose translation MDQPQPGTAHEALEIFVGRWLGTTELAASPWGPARTATAEVTFTRAAGGFAVVQSYRHTEADGTHFEGHGVFTVDPDHDETLWYYVDSMGRPPAAPARGVWHDSTLTVERRSDRGTARHTFRVDQGVLTHTAELRLGEAQDFQPFMTSICHRA comes from the coding sequence ATGGACCAGCCGCAACCGGGCACAGCGCATGAAGCGCTGGAGATCTTCGTCGGGCGCTGGCTGGGAACCACCGAACTGGCTGCCTCGCCCTGGGGTCCGGCCCGCACGGCCACCGCGGAGGTGACCTTCACCCGCGCGGCCGGCGGGTTCGCCGTCGTCCAGTCCTACCGGCACACCGAAGCTGACGGCACGCACTTCGAGGGGCACGGGGTGTTCACGGTGGACCCCGACCACGACGAAACGCTCTGGTACTACGTTGACAGCATGGGCAGGCCGCCGGCGGCCCCGGCCCGCGGGGTGTGGCACGACTCCACCCTTACTGTGGAACGGCGCAGCGACCGCGGCACCGCCCGGCACACCTTCCGCGTGGACCAGGGCGTTCTGACCCACACGGCCGAACTGCGGCTGGGGGAGGCCCAGGACTTTCAGCCGTTCATGACCTCGATCTGCCACCGCGCCTGA
- the rpsO gene encoding 30S ribosomal protein S15: protein MALDAAVKQSIIKEYATSEGDTGSPEVQIAVLTQRIKDLTEHMKEHKHDFHTQRGLLAMVGRRKRMLTYLKNTDIARYRSLIERLGLRR from the coding sequence GTGGCACTTGACGCCGCCGTAAAGCAGTCCATCATCAAGGAATACGCAACGTCCGAGGGCGACACCGGTTCGCCGGAGGTCCAGATTGCGGTTCTGACTCAGCGGATCAAGGATCTGACTGAGCACATGAAGGAGCACAAGCACGACTTCCACACCCAGCGCGGTCTGCTGGCCATGGTTGGTCGCCGCAAGCGCATGCTGACCTACCTGAAGAACACTGACATCGCCCGCTACCGTTCGCTCATCGAGCGTCTCGGCCTGCGCCGCTAG
- a CDS encoding polyribonucleotide nucleotidyltransferase, with product MEGPEIQFSEAVIDNGRFGKRVIRFETGRLAKQAAGAAMVYIDEDTALLSATTAGKHPREGFDFFPLTVDVEERMYAAGRIPGSFFRREGRPSTEAILACRLMDRPLRPAFVKGLRNEVQIVVTVLAINPDELYDVVAINASSMSTQLSGLPFSGPIGGVRVALVADEQGSQWVAFPKHSQLENSVFNMVVAGRVAGDDVAIMMVEAEATDNSWNLIKEQGATAPTEEVVSEGLEAAKPFIKALCEAQQDLAARAAKPTVEFPVFLDYQDDVYAAVEAAASEKLTAVFQIADKQDRDNAADELKDEVVGSLAEQFEGREKELSAAFRSVTKHVVRQRILKDQVRIDGRGLTDIRQLTAEVEVLPRVHGSAIFERGETQIMGVTTLNMLKMEQQIDSLSPVTRKRYMHNYNFPPYSTGETGRVGSPKRREIGHGALAERALVPVLPSREEFPYAIRQVSEALGSNGSTSMGSVCASTLSMLNAGVPLKAAVAGIAMGLVSDQVDGQTRYAALTDILGAEDAFGDMDFKVAGTSEFVTAIQLDTKLDGIPASVLAAALKQAREARLHILEVINAAIDTPDELSEFAPRVIAVKIPVDKIGEVIGPKGKMINQIQEDTGADISIEDDGTVYIGATDGPSADAARSAINAIANPQVPEVGERYLGTVVKTTTFGAFISLTPGKDGLLHISELRKLASGKRVDNVEDVVSVGQKIQVEITKIDDRGKLSLSPVVAEEEGAGDADRVHASASAEGSDASE from the coding sequence TTGGAGGGTCCCGAAATCCAGTTCTCAGAAGCAGTCATTGACAATGGCCGCTTTGGCAAGCGTGTAATCCGCTTCGAAACCGGCCGTCTTGCCAAGCAGGCAGCCGGCGCAGCCATGGTGTACATCGACGAAGACACCGCGCTGCTCTCCGCCACCACCGCCGGCAAGCACCCGCGTGAAGGCTTCGACTTCTTCCCCCTGACGGTGGACGTCGAAGAGCGCATGTACGCCGCCGGCCGCATCCCGGGCTCGTTCTTCCGCCGCGAAGGCCGCCCGTCCACCGAAGCGATCCTGGCCTGCCGCCTGATGGACCGCCCGCTGCGCCCCGCGTTCGTCAAGGGCCTGCGCAACGAGGTCCAGATCGTGGTCACCGTCCTGGCGATCAACCCGGACGAGCTCTACGACGTCGTGGCCATCAACGCCTCCTCGATGTCCACCCAGCTCTCCGGCCTGCCGTTCTCCGGCCCCATCGGCGGCGTCCGCGTTGCCCTCGTCGCCGACGAGCAGGGTTCGCAGTGGGTTGCCTTCCCGAAGCACTCCCAGCTCGAGAACTCCGTGTTCAACATGGTCGTTGCCGGCCGCGTTGCCGGTGACGACGTCGCCATCATGATGGTCGAGGCCGAAGCCACGGACAACTCCTGGAACCTCATCAAGGAACAGGGCGCCACCGCCCCCACCGAAGAGGTCGTTTCCGAGGGCCTGGAGGCTGCCAAGCCGTTCATCAAGGCACTCTGCGAAGCCCAGCAGGACCTGGCCGCCCGCGCCGCCAAGCCCACCGTCGAGTTCCCGGTCTTCCTGGACTACCAGGACGACGTGTACGCTGCCGTCGAGGCTGCTGCCTCCGAGAAGCTCACCGCTGTCTTCCAGATCGCCGACAAGCAGGACCGCGACAACGCAGCCGACGAGCTGAAGGACGAAGTTGTTGGCTCGCTGGCCGAGCAGTTCGAAGGCCGCGAGAAGGAGCTGTCCGCAGCCTTCCGCTCCGTCACCAAGCACGTGGTCCGCCAGCGCATCCTCAAGGACCAGGTCCGCATCGACGGCCGCGGCCTGACGGACATCCGTCAGCTCACCGCCGAGGTCGAGGTCCTGCCCCGCGTTCACGGTTCCGCCATCTTCGAACGTGGCGAAACCCAGATCATGGGTGTCACCACGCTGAACATGCTCAAGATGGAACAGCAGATCGACTCGCTGTCGCCGGTAACGCGCAAGCGCTACATGCACAACTACAACTTCCCGCCGTACTCCACCGGTGAGACCGGCCGCGTCGGTTCCCCGAAGCGCCGCGAAATCGGCCACGGTGCCCTGGCCGAGCGCGCGCTCGTCCCGGTGCTGCCGTCCCGCGAGGAGTTCCCGTACGCCATCCGCCAGGTGTCCGAAGCCCTCGGCTCCAACGGCTCCACCTCCATGGGCTCGGTCTGCGCCTCGACGCTGTCCATGCTCAACGCCGGTGTGCCGCTGAAGGCTGCCGTTGCCGGCATCGCCATGGGCCTGGTCTCCGACCAGGTGGACGGCCAGACCCGCTACGCCGCCCTGACCGACATCCTCGGCGCCGAAGATGCCTTCGGTGACATGGACTTCAAGGTTGCCGGTACCTCCGAGTTCGTCACGGCCATCCAGCTGGACACCAAGCTCGACGGCATCCCGGCGTCCGTGCTGGCAGCAGCACTGAAGCAGGCACGCGAAGCCCGCCTCCACATCCTCGAGGTCATCAACGCGGCGATCGACACTCCGGATGAGCTCTCCGAGTTCGCTCCGCGCGTCATTGCCGTCAAGATCCCCGTGGACAAGATCGGCGAGGTCATCGGCCCCAAGGGCAAGATGATCAACCAGATCCAGGAGGACACCGGCGCGGACATCTCCATCGAGGACGACGGCACCGTCTACATCGGCGCCACGGACGGCCCGTCGGCGGATGCCGCCCGCTCCGCGATCAACGCCATCGCCAACCCGCAGGTTCCCGAAGTCGGCGAGCGCTACCTGGGCACCGTGGTCAAGACCACAACGTTCGGTGCGTTCATCTCCCTGACCCCGGGCAAGGACGGCCTGCTGCACATCTCCGAGCTGCGCAAGCTCGCCAGCGGCAAGCGCGTGGACAACGTCGAAGACGTCGTCTCCGTGGGCCAGAAGATCCAGGTCGAGATCACCAAGATCGACGACCGTGGAAAGCTGTCCCTCTCTCCGGTAGTTGCTGAAGAGGAAGGCGCCGGCGACGCCGACCGCGTTCACGCTTCGGCTTCGGCAGAAGGCTCGGACGCTTCCGAGTAG
- a CDS encoding MoaD/ThiS family protein yields MNVRYFAAARSAAGVEEERFELPAGSTVESLLAAVLDVERPEPPAGTPPLDRILARSSFLLNEVAVRDRTTVLAAGDVVDVLPPFAGG; encoded by the coding sequence TTGAACGTACGATACTTCGCTGCCGCACGCTCCGCGGCAGGCGTGGAGGAAGAGCGCTTCGAACTTCCCGCCGGTTCCACGGTGGAGTCGCTCCTTGCCGCTGTGCTCGACGTCGAACGCCCTGAGCCTCCGGCCGGAACGCCGCCGCTGGACAGGATCCTGGCCCGCAGCAGCTTCCTGCTGAACGAGGTCGCCGTCCGGGACCGGACCACCGTCCTGGCAGCCGGCGACGTGGTGGACGTCCTGCCGCCCTTCGCCGGCGGCTGA
- the kynA gene encoding tryptophan 2,3-dioxygenase yields MTVEKNTRKLDKGIVRDFSSRMSYASYLQLPTLLSAQQPVSVPEHHDELLFIIQHQTTELWLKLVLHELRSAAVWLRSDDLGSALKGIARVKHIQKTLTEQWSVLATLTPTEYAEFRGFLGNSSGFQSSQYRAVEFVLGNKNRKMLPVFESDPEAHALLTQVLHAPSIYDEFLAYLHRQGFDVPEEVLTRDVTRAHEFEPALVPLFKHIYEHAAQNWGAYEACEELVDLEDNFQLWRFRHLRTVQRTIGMKAGTGGSSGAAFLQKALELTFFPELFAVRTEIGQ; encoded by the coding sequence GTGACAGTAGAGAAGAACACCAGGAAACTGGACAAGGGGATTGTGCGGGATTTCAGTTCCCGCATGAGTTACGCCTCCTACCTGCAGCTGCCCACGCTGCTAAGCGCCCAGCAGCCTGTCAGCGTCCCGGAACACCACGACGAACTGCTGTTCATCATCCAGCACCAGACCACGGAGCTGTGGCTGAAGCTGGTGCTCCACGAGCTCCGCAGTGCCGCGGTGTGGCTGCGTTCGGATGACCTCGGTTCGGCCCTGAAGGGCATCGCGCGGGTCAAGCACATCCAGAAGACCCTCACCGAGCAGTGGTCCGTCCTGGCCACGCTGACACCCACCGAGTACGCCGAATTCCGCGGTTTCCTGGGCAACTCGTCCGGTTTCCAGTCCAGCCAGTACCGTGCCGTCGAGTTCGTGCTGGGCAACAAGAACCGGAAGATGCTTCCCGTGTTCGAGTCCGATCCCGAAGCCCACGCCCTGCTCACCCAGGTGCTGCACGCGCCGAGCATCTACGACGAATTCCTCGCCTACCTGCACCGCCAGGGCTTCGACGTTCCCGAGGAGGTGCTGACCAGGGACGTGACCCGTGCGCATGAGTTTGAGCCCGCCCTGGTGCCTCTGTTCAAGCACATCTACGAGCATGCCGCGCAGAACTGGGGAGCCTACGAGGCATGCGAGGAGCTGGTCGACTTGGAGGACAACTTCCAGCTGTGGCGGTTCCGGCACCTGCGCACCGTGCAGCGCACCATCGGCATGAAGGCGGGCACCGGCGGCTCCTCCGGAGCGGCGTTCCTGCAAAAGGCGCTTGAGCTGACGTTCTTCCCGGAGCTGTTCGCGGTGCGCACGGAGATCGGACAGTGA
- a CDS encoding pyridoxal phosphate-dependent aminotransferase: MPELSAHIRDVPVNQIREITEAAWRSPGALILSIGEPGFPLPRHVLDAGIACLDRDETNYTPNAGIPPLREAFAARFREQSGVDIGADRVYVVDGAQQGLHFAMSLLLAPGDEILIPNPGYPTFAMTSRLLHAVPVEYPLYPAHDFQPRIADIEALITDRTRVLMLNSPSNPLGAVLREDLTRELVELARRHDLWIISDECYEAFTYDVPHVSPARFDSTAPGAARVFTSLTLSKTYGLTGLRIGALICPTGLEQRMNNVMEAIVSCVASPSQYAALAALTGPQDYVSQAHAHYRANRDAASAVLAEKGIPFLSAQGAFYLWADVSHVSGGNVRGWVKEFLAEAGVSFAPGTAFGSIGEGWIRIALCGDQSELVEGVGRLPRRSAG, encoded by the coding sequence ATGCCCGAGCTTTCCGCGCACATACGCGACGTACCCGTCAACCAGATCCGCGAGATTACTGAGGCGGCGTGGCGCAGCCCCGGGGCGCTGATCCTCAGCATCGGCGAGCCCGGGTTCCCGCTTCCCCGCCATGTCCTGGATGCCGGAATCGCATGCCTGGACCGCGACGAGACCAACTACACTCCCAACGCCGGCATCCCGCCGCTCCGGGAGGCTTTCGCCGCCAGGTTCCGGGAGCAGTCCGGCGTGGACATCGGGGCGGACCGCGTATATGTGGTCGACGGCGCGCAGCAGGGCCTGCACTTCGCGATGAGCCTGCTGCTCGCTCCCGGCGACGAAATCCTGATTCCCAATCCGGGCTATCCCACGTTTGCCATGACCAGCCGGCTGCTGCATGCCGTCCCCGTGGAGTATCCCTTGTACCCGGCGCACGATTTCCAGCCCCGCATCGCAGACATCGAGGCGCTCATCACGGACCGCACGCGCGTACTGATGCTCAACTCGCCGTCGAATCCTCTGGGTGCAGTCCTCCGGGAAGACTTGACCCGGGAATTGGTGGAACTGGCCCGCCGCCACGATCTGTGGATCATCTCGGACGAATGCTACGAGGCCTTCACCTACGACGTCCCGCATGTTAGTCCTGCCCGGTTCGACAGCACCGCGCCCGGCGCTGCGCGTGTCTTCACGTCGCTGACGCTGTCCAAGACCTACGGGCTCACCGGTCTGCGCATCGGGGCGCTGATCTGCCCGACCGGGCTGGAGCAGCGGATGAACAATGTCATGGAGGCGATCGTCTCCTGTGTGGCGTCGCCGTCCCAGTACGCGGCGCTCGCCGCGTTGACCGGACCTCAGGACTATGTGTCGCAGGCCCACGCGCATTACCGTGCCAACCGCGACGCGGCGTCGGCTGTGCTGGCAGAGAAGGGCATTCCGTTTTTGAGCGCACAGGGGGCGTTCTACCTGTGGGCGGACGTCTCGCACGTCAGCGGCGGAAACGTCCGGGGATGGGTCAAGGAGTTCCTTGCCGAGGCCGGCGTCTCCTTTGCCCCCGGAACTGCCTTCGGCTCCATCGGCGAGGGCTGGATCCGGATCGCCTTGTGCGGTGACCAAAGCGAACTGGTCGAGGGCGTGGGGAGGCTCCCGCGCAGGTCCGCAGGGTAG
- a CDS encoding DUF937 domain-containing protein — protein MTDIQELLGQIPVQQIASLLGTDTASAQAAVEAAVPTLLAGMQNNVQAPDGAAALESELARHRNGLADGGVDPSQVDTQDGEKIVGHVFGGQQDQVANRLAGTANLGGVGGDLVRKLLPILAPIVMSYLAKKVLGGGQDSGAQGSRPSPAGGGIDLGSILGGILGGGLGGLGSGGQGGGGQGPGGPGSSGLGSGGLGDILGGILGGGSQPQQAQLREQDQEPATPSGTEPNTADAGQTIDSAPPAHRSVTPGELIEVDLPDEDR, from the coding sequence ATGACTGATATCCAGGAGCTGCTGGGACAGATCCCTGTCCAGCAGATTGCTTCCCTGTTGGGCACTGACACGGCGTCCGCGCAGGCCGCAGTGGAAGCCGCCGTGCCGACGCTGCTCGCCGGAATGCAGAACAACGTCCAGGCGCCGGATGGCGCCGCGGCCCTCGAGTCCGAACTGGCCAGGCACCGGAACGGGCTGGCCGACGGCGGAGTGGATCCGTCGCAGGTTGACACCCAGGACGGTGAAAAGATCGTTGGCCATGTCTTCGGCGGCCAGCAGGACCAGGTGGCCAACCGGCTGGCGGGGACAGCGAACCTGGGCGGTGTCGGCGGGGACCTCGTCCGCAAGCTGCTGCCGATCCTTGCCCCGATCGTCATGTCCTATCTGGCCAAGAAGGTCCTCGGTGGCGGGCAGGACTCCGGGGCACAGGGTTCTCGGCCGTCCCCGGCCGGCGGGGGGATTGACTTGGGCAGCATCCTTGGCGGGATCCTGGGCGGCGGCCTCGGCGGACTTGGTTCCGGAGGACAGGGTGGCGGTGGACAGGGCCCCGGCGGGCCAGGTTCGAGCGGACTCGGTTCAGGCGGGCTAGGCGATATCCTGGGCGGCATCCTTGGCGGCGGCTCGCAACCCCAGCAGGCTCAGCTGAGGGAGCAGGACCAGGAACCAGCCACGCCATCCGGCACCGAGCCGAATACAGCTGACGCCGGCCAAACGATCGATTCAGCGCCACCGGCGCACCGGTCCGTGACGCCCGGCGAGCTGATCGAGGTGGACCTGCCCGACGAGGACCGCTGA